In Nocardia yunnanensis, one DNA window encodes the following:
- a CDS encoding SDR family oxidoreductase: MTTLQNKTMVIIGGGSGIARQLAADAKAAGAQVISVGRPEVELSDEATIEALAARVGELDYLVTLASDPANGPVTGLDRDAVQRAFDAKVVGPLLLAKQFASRFRPGGAMLLFSGVAAWRPAAGRTVMAATNAAAATLAAALAVELGPVRVNALSPGIVDSGAWDGPGKEKFLAGVAAANPARRVGSPADISAAALLALTNPFLTGATLHVDGGGRWA, encoded by the coding sequence ATGACGACATTGCAGAACAAGACGATGGTGATCATCGGCGGCGGTTCCGGTATCGCGCGACAGCTCGCCGCCGATGCCAAAGCGGCAGGCGCGCAGGTCATCTCGGTAGGGCGGCCCGAGGTGGAGCTGTCCGACGAGGCGACGATCGAGGCGCTGGCCGCTCGTGTCGGGGAACTGGACTACCTGGTCACGCTGGCCTCCGATCCCGCCAATGGTCCGGTCACCGGACTCGATCGTGACGCGGTGCAGCGCGCGTTCGACGCCAAAGTGGTCGGGCCGCTGCTGTTGGCCAAGCAATTCGCGTCCCGATTCCGGCCCGGCGGGGCGATGCTGCTGTTCTCCGGCGTCGCCGCCTGGCGGCCCGCGGCGGGGCGCACGGTCATGGCCGCGACCAATGCCGCGGCGGCGACACTAGCGGCCGCGCTTGCGGTGGAGCTGGGTCCCGTACGCGTGAACGCGCTTTCGCCCGGCATCGTGGATTCCGGGGCGTGGGACGGGCCGGGCAAGGAGAAATTCCTCGCCGGGGTCGCCGCCGCGAATCCGGCCCGCCGCGTGGGCAGTCCGGCGGATATCTCGGCGGCCGCGCTGCTGGCGCTGACCAATCCCTTTCTGACCGGCGCCACCCTGCACGTCGACGGCGGCGGTCGCTGGGCGTGA
- a CDS encoding LysR family transcriptional regulator: protein MPTLRALECLVAVLDAGSITEAAAALHMSQPALSHQLAALEREIGAPVLERLPRGVRATVVGRAVAADARAALSAAQRVVTTGRATARGAGGHLRVACAESMTAGLLAPVLRTWLRRNPLVGLGLTEATSADELARLVEAGEADVAIGPRPTRWSGSVEVIGVEEIVAVLPPGHPLGERAFVDFEHLRDEPLVHYHPDNGLAGWLDAEAARHGVALTAGVRTRQAVTAARLASAGLGVALVPTTALVGGTAMTLRRLRPAVERDLVCLIGIPGDVLVSRFVAEVLRRGIPIPAAVASALR, encoded by the coding sequence ATGCCAACTCTGCGCGCGCTGGAATGCCTGGTCGCCGTGCTCGATGCCGGGTCCATCACCGAAGCCGCGGCGGCGCTGCACATGTCGCAGCCCGCGCTGTCGCATCAGCTGGCCGCGCTGGAGCGGGAGATCGGCGCGCCGGTGCTGGAACGGCTGCCGCGCGGTGTGCGCGCCACCGTCGTCGGGCGGGCCGTAGCCGCCGATGCGCGCGCGGCGCTGTCCGCGGCACAGCGGGTGGTCACCACGGGCCGCGCCACTGCGCGCGGCGCGGGCGGACACCTGCGGGTGGCGTGCGCGGAGTCCATGACCGCGGGTCTGCTCGCCCCGGTGCTGCGTACCTGGCTGCGGCGAAACCCGCTGGTGGGCTTGGGACTCACTGAGGCGACCAGTGCCGACGAACTGGCCCGGTTGGTGGAAGCGGGGGAGGCGGATGTGGCGATCGGTCCACGCCCGACCCGCTGGAGCGGCAGCGTGGAGGTTATCGGCGTGGAGGAGATCGTGGCGGTGCTGCCGCCGGGACATCCGCTCGGGGAGCGCGCGTTCGTCGATTTCGAGCATCTGCGCGACGAGCCGCTGGTTCACTATCATCCCGACAACGGGCTGGCCGGATGGCTGGACGCCGAGGCGGCGCGCCACGGGGTCGCGCTCACGGCCGGCGTGCGTACCCGCCAGGCGGTGACGGCGGCGCGATTGGCGTCGGCGGGTCTTGGGGTGGCGCTGGTTCCGACCACGGCGCTGGTCGGTGGGACCGCGATGACACTGCGCCGCCTGCGGCCCGCCGTCGAGCGGGACCTGGTGTGCCTGATCGGAATTCCCGGGGATGTCCTCGTGAGCCGTTTCGTCGCGGAGGTGCTCCGGCGCGGCATCCCGATCCCCGCCGCGGTCGCGTCCGCACTGCGGTAG